TATGAGGTTGAAGAGAACCTCAAGAGAGATGGCAAGATATAGAGTTTCCTCCGATTGATTGAGTCGGCGGGCAAGCAAACTCTCCAAGCCAATCTCCAGGACAGGGAGTGAGCAAGTTTTCAGGGGGAGGCGGCAGATTAACGAGCCAGTTTGTTTCACCAATCTTGCGAGTTAgctccttctttttcttccataaGAGAGGCGAGACAAAGAAGGATTTGCAGTGATTTACTCTAGTGAATGtcaaatatatgtatttaaaggaaagaaaaaaaaaaaagaataatggaGATTTGATTGTTTGGAGAGGTAAATGGTgagtgaattttattttttttattgaaagatgcttatttttatttttattttataaaaaaaaaaatcaacccagattaatcattttaatttagaGTCCGGGTCCTGACCCGGATGAACCATAGCACCGGATTCGAAAACCATGCCCGCAATGCCAACGCGCTTCCAAGAATTGCCACAGAAACTTCCACCACAACACAACTTCTTCTCCCTCTAAGCACCGAAACAACCTTTCCTTTCAAGAAagctctcctcctcctcctctatcaTCTTCCACTGTTACCTATCCTCTTTCTctccaaaaaccctaaattcaATTCTACTCTATTCAATGGTTCCTCCACCACCAAACCACCAAGCAATCCAACAATTCCTCTCCTCCGTCCTCTCCCAACGCGGCCCCTCCGCCCTCCCTTACACGGAAGACACCAAATGGCTCATCCGTCAACACCTCGTCTCCCTGACCTCCACTTTCCCTTCCCTCGAACCCAAAACTGCTACCTTCACTCACAACGACGGCCGCACCGTCAATCTTCTCCAAGCAGACGGCACCGTTCCTATGACTTTCGAATCTGTCACTTATAACATCCCTGTTATTATCTGGCTTATCGAATCTTACCCTCGTCACCCTCCTTGTGTTTACGTCAATCCCACGCGCGACATGGTCATCAAAAGATCCCATTCTTTTGTTAATCCATCGGGCCTCGTTGCGGTCCCTTATTTACAGAATTGGATCTACCCCAGTTCTAATTTGGTTGATTTGGCTCGCGAATTGAGCATGCTTTTTGGGAGGGatcctcctcttttttctcaGCGTCCTCGCCCTAGCCCCAATCCCAGTTATCATCCGAATCAATCGAGTTTGACGAATTCGTCGACTTTTGGATCAGTGGGAAGTGGGTACCCGAGGCAGATGGCCAGGCCACCACAGTATCCACCACCGTCGCCTCCGTACGGTGGTGGCGAGGGGAAGGCGGGAACGGAGGATGCGGCGGAGGTTTTTAAAAGGAATGTGATTAATAAGCTTGTGGAGAATGTTCATGGGGACATGTTGCTGCTGAGGAAAACGAGGGAGTCGGAGATGGAAAGCTTGTTTAGCGCTCAAGCTGTGTTGAGGAGGAGAGAGGAGGAGATTAATAAAGGGTTGAAAGAAATGAGAGATGAAATGGAAGGGTTGGAGTCGCAATTGCAAGTTGTTTTGATGAATACGGATGTTTTGGAGGCGTGGGTTAGGCAAAACGAGGGGAAGGTGAAAGGGGGTATGGAGGACATTGATGTGGATAAGGCTTTTGAGTGTGTGGATGTTTTGTCGAAGCAGATGTTGGAGTGTACGGCAGCGGATATGGCGATTGAGGATGTGGTTTATTCGTTAGATAAAGCAGTGCAAGAAGGGGCAATGCCGTTTGTTCAATATTTGAGGAACGTGAGGTTGCTGTCTAGAGAGCAGTTTTTTAACAGAGCTACCGCAGCGAAAGTTAGGGCTGCACAAATGCAGGCTCAGGTTGCTAGTATGGCTGCTAGGGCGCCACATTATGCTAGCTGAATGATTGTTTTGATGGTGATTTTGATACGGGGTTGTGGCATTTATGGAGATGTTGTAAGGGTCAATATATTTTGAGGTTAGATTCTTGTGAAGAACTATAGCATTATATTCTCTCTCTCCgtg
This genomic interval from Populus alba chromosome 1, ASM523922v2, whole genome shotgun sequence contains the following:
- the LOC118053934 gene encoding protein ELC-like; translation: MVPPPPNHQAIQQFLSSVLSQRGPSALPYTEDTKWLIRQHLVSLTSTFPSLEPKTATFTHNDGRTVNLLQADGTVPMTFESVTYNIPVIIWLIESYPRHPPCVYVNPTRDMVIKRSHSFVNPSGLVAVPYLQNWIYPSSNLVDLARELSMLFGRDPPLFSQRPRPSPNPSYHPNQSSLTNSSTFGSVGSGYPRQMARPPQYPPPSPPYGGGEGKAGTEDAAEVFKRNVINKLVENVHGDMLLLRKTRESEMESLFSAQAVLRRREEEINKGLKEMRDEMEGLESQLQVVLMNTDVLEAWVRQNEGKVKGGMEDIDVDKAFECVDVLSKQMLECTAADMAIEDVVYSLDKAVQEGAMPFVQYLRNVRLLSREQFFNRATAAKVRAAQMQAQVASMAARAPHYAS